The segment CAGGTGTTTTTCATCAAATGAGTAGAAATGAACTCAAAAAAGCAATAGAAGATAATGGGGGGAAAGTAAGTTCATCCATTTCTAAAAAGACAAATTTTATTGTTGCAGGAGATAATATGGGACCAAGTAAGTTGTCAAAAGCAGAAGATTTAGGGATTTCAATTATTTCTGAGCAAGATTTTATAGATAAGATTTCAAATTAATAAAAGTTTGGTCTCTTTTTTGCAGCTCAAAAAAATGATGTAGTCTGTATTTCTATGTGGTAAAATATTAAATAACTTGAAAAAATTACTTTACATATATATAATAGTAAGCTCTTTTGCTCTTTTTTCGCAAAAAAGAGAAGTAGATTCTTTGCCAAAATCTATAGAAGAATACGTTTTTGTTAAACCAGGAGATACATTACTAGTAGAATTAAATGAGTTTTCTATTTTACCAAAACATAAATTTAAATCTCAGATAGACATTCGTTATTATTATTGGTTTCGTAGAAAAGTATATAAGGTTTATCCATTTGCAAAATTAGCATCACAAAGATTAGATTCTTTAAATGCTAGGCTAGATAGAATAAAGTCTAAACGTAAACGAAAAAAATATACACGTCAAATTCAGAAGTATATAGAAGTAGAGTTTACAGGTCAAATTAAAAAGCTGACAAACACAGAAGGAAGAATTTTAATTAAGTTAATTCACCGTCAAACGGGCAAAACGGCTTTTAATAATATACGGGGCTTACGAAGTGGCTGGAAAGCGTTTTGGTACAATACGACTGCGAATGTTTTTAAACTTTCATTAAAGGAGGAGTATCATCCGGATTCAAATAACGAAGATTTTTTAATTGAGGATGTTTTGCAAC is part of the Polaribacter sp. SA4-10 genome and harbors:
- a CDS encoding DUF4294 domain-containing protein, with amino-acid sequence MKKLLYIYIIVSSFALFSQKREVDSLPKSIEEYVFVKPGDTLLVELNEFSILPKHKFKSQIDIRYYYWFRRKVYKVYPFAKLASQRLDSLNARLDRIKSKRKRKKYTRQIQKYIEVEFTGQIKKLTNTEGRILIKLIHRQTGKTAFNNIRGLRSGWKAFWYNTTANVFKLSLKEEYHPDSNNEDFLIEDVLQRAFQLDKLVFQKSKLPEDFKKLISGQRVYIDVEEYKKMFAKIKKKQSRKKKKQ